Proteins from one Hemiscyllium ocellatum isolate sHemOce1 chromosome 6, sHemOce1.pat.X.cur, whole genome shotgun sequence genomic window:
- the LOC132816958 gene encoding LOW QUALITY PROTEIN: serine rich and transmembrane domain containing 1 (The sequence of the model RefSeq protein was modified relative to this genomic sequence to represent the inferred CDS: substituted 1 base at 1 genomic stop codon) encodes MATAKKATDSLTGNPRNQTIDESYPTPINYVTDSSSIIHLSIIFVXLSIFLSLLAFLDFIDFFVLFLLITLQKLKNVVGSSSSCPKCTGNTGSSSTNLEVYSFSLRPSHFSAFTS; translated from the coding sequence ATGGCTACGGCCAAGAAAGCAACTGATTCACTCACTGGAAACCCTAGAAATCAAACAATAGATGAATCCTACCCAACACCCATCAATTATGTCACGGATTCATCATCTATCATCCACTTATCTATTATCTTTGTTTAACTGTCGATTTTCCTAAGCTTGCTAGCCTTTTTggattttattgatttttttgttttatttctgttaaTTACACTTCAGAAGCTTAAGAATGTTGTTGGTTCTAGTTCCTCCTGTCCCAAATGCACAGGCAACACAGGGAGTTCTAGCACCAATCTGGAAGTATATAGCTTTTCATTAAGGCCATCTCATTTCTCAGCTTTCACAAGCTAA